A region of Sulfurimonas sp. DNA encodes the following proteins:
- a CDS encoding GGDEF domain-containing protein, whose product MQNNETLKIISNETKNSVDQLSVVTPSIYASIFSKFATEHKVDINNEQQVAKDLMILECSNLTDMQTQASKSAIQLSKNANKAINAIKDKDEKILNEVLKEAQELRQEVEKLKESIYRDELTHAYNRKWLHDNLLDEDGSSLKETGTLAIMDLNYFKIINDTHGHIIGDKVLIFIANQLKKSRYTVIRFGGDEFIIIYPKNISDSKAISNLNSIREEVISKKLKSSNSSFHVSFSFGVSEFKIGDDLEEIIAKADKEMYEDKKQIKKRVTGI is encoded by the coding sequence ATGCAAAACAATGAAACTTTAAAAATTATTTCCAATGAAACAAAAAATTCTGTCGATCAACTTTCAGTTGTAACACCTAGCATCTACGCTTCTATTTTTTCTAAGTTTGCAACTGAACATAAAGTTGATATAAATAATGAACAACAAGTAGCAAAAGATTTGATGATTTTAGAATGTTCAAACTTAACAGATATGCAAACTCAAGCTTCTAAAAGTGCTATTCAATTGAGTAAAAATGCTAACAAAGCGATCAATGCCATAAAAGACAAAGATGAAAAAATTCTCAATGAAGTTTTAAAAGAAGCTCAAGAACTAAGACAAGAAGTTGAAAAACTAAAAGAGTCAATATATAGAGATGAACTAACTCATGCTTACAATAGAAAATGGCTTCATGATAATCTTTTAGATGAGGATGGCTCTTCGCTTAAAGAAACTGGTACATTAGCAATCATGGACTTAAACTACTTTAAAATTATAAATGACACACATGGGCATATTATAGGTGATAAAGTTCTCATATTTATAGCTAATCAACTTAAAAAATCTAGATATACAGTTATAAGGTTTGGTGGTGATGAGTTTATAATAATATATCCAAAAAACATATCTGATTCAAAAGCAATCTCTAATCTAAACAGTATCAGAGAAGAAGTTATTTCTAAAAAACTAAAATCATCTAATTCATCTTTTCATGTAAGCTTTTCCTTTGGAGTTAGTGAGTTTAAAATCGGTGATGATTTAGAAGAAATTATTGCAAAAGCGGACAAAGAAATGTATGAAGATAAAAAACAAATCAAAAAAAGAGTTACAGGGATTTAA
- a CDS encoding transglycosylase domain-containing protein → MIKKLLFFISILSVLLLVWLFNFTQNSMLEFDEELSSISKVIKKPIYLDRYSKRLNMTYENRWNLYDQVELHNIPKFFQIAFILSEDKRFFSHKGMDWLARVHALWQNVSSFGVVRGASTISEQVVRLLHSRPRTVSARWIEGFEAISLEEKFSKLDILEFYINQVPYKAQRRGVVQASRYYFNRDINTLNKKEMLALVVLVRSPKYYDPVKNHENLNRSILNLATRLYENQKISKEELENIKIDRLEIQEAKSDFNSQHFLEFISKNKPQEMSSKIETTLDSQLQKKVQSLLDASIAGLESKNVFNGAVLVVNHDTNEILSWAVANADDKTKAFSQMNPVLLKRQPGSTLKPFLYAKAIEMGWSSATLIDDSILQESVGMGMHTYHNYSRGHYGLISLREALGNSLNIPAVKTIQFVGVDNFLTHLKSFGIKSLSQHPNVYGDGIALGNGEVSLYELVQAYSVLARMGDFKELSYIKTFEKTNGSRRVFSEDISSLIADILSDSTAREKEFGINSILNFPYQTAVKTGTSSDYRDAWSIGYNDKYTIGVWFGNLDYKPMDKVTGGSGPAYLLRTIFNELNSNREVKKLYLSQRLKKKRICIKTSEIADARCESRDEFFLNDTYENKAQDKKVTIRLIKPTNNLLIAMDPRIDDDLEYFNFQVSKSKEIKKVIWYVNQKEVSQTKDSSFLWKVKKGKFSVKARVQKNNESEFLDTKEVSFSVL, encoded by the coding sequence ATGATTAAAAAGTTACTTTTTTTTATCTCCATACTGAGTGTTTTACTTTTGGTATGGCTCTTTAATTTTACTCAAAATAGTATGCTCGAGTTTGATGAAGAATTATCTAGCATCTCTAAAGTCATAAAAAAACCAATCTATCTCGATAGATATTCTAAGCGTCTAAATATGACTTATGAGAATAGATGGAATTTATACGATCAAGTAGAACTTCACAATATCCCAAAGTTTTTTCAAATTGCATTTATACTCTCTGAGGATAAACGATTCTTCTCACACAAAGGAATGGATTGGTTAGCCAGAGTTCATGCTTTGTGGCAAAATGTAAGCTCTTTTGGTGTTGTAAGAGGTGCTAGTACTATATCGGAACAGGTAGTTCGTCTTTTGCATTCAAGACCAAGGACTGTAAGTGCGAGATGGATTGAAGGTTTTGAAGCAATATCTTTAGAAGAGAAGTTTTCCAAACTTGATATTTTAGAGTTTTATATAAATCAAGTTCCATATAAAGCACAGAGACGAGGAGTTGTTCAAGCTAGTAGATACTACTTCAACCGAGATATAAATACATTAAATAAAAAAGAGATGCTAGCCCTTGTTGTCCTTGTTCGTTCACCTAAATATTATGACCCTGTAAAAAACCATGAAAATCTAAACAGATCTATTTTAAATCTTGCCACTCGTCTCTATGAAAATCAAAAGATATCTAAAGAAGAACTTGAAAATATTAAGATTGACAGACTAGAAATTCAAGAAGCAAAGTCAGATTTTAACTCTCAACATTTTTTGGAGTTTATCTCTAAAAATAAGCCACAAGAGATGAGCTCAAAAATAGAAACTACACTAGATTCCCAGTTACAAAAAAAAGTACAGAGTCTTTTAGATGCAAGCATAGCAGGACTTGAGAGTAAAAATGTATTTAATGGGGCAGTACTAGTTGTAAACCATGATACAAACGAAATACTCTCTTGGGCAGTTGCAAATGCAGATGATAAAACTAAGGCTTTCTCACAAATGAATCCTGTCTTACTAAAGAGACAGCCAGGCTCTACACTAAAACCTTTTCTTTATGCAAAGGCTATAGAGATGGGATGGAGTAGCGCTACTCTTATAGATGATTCTATCTTGCAAGAGAGTGTAGGTATGGGGATGCATACTTATCATAACTATTCAAGAGGGCACTACGGACTTATAAGTCTGCGTGAAGCACTTGGTAACTCACTTAACATACCGGCTGTAAAGACTATACAGTTTGTTGGTGTAGATAATTTTCTTACTCACTTAAAAAGCTTTGGTATAAAAAGCTTATCTCAGCATCCAAATGTATATGGCGATGGCATCGCACTAGGAAACGGAGAGGTTAGTCTATATGAGTTAGTCCAAGCCTATAGTGTCTTGGCAAGAATGGGAGATTTTAAAGAGTTAAGTTACATAAAAACTTTTGAAAAAACAAATGGAAGTAGAAGAGTTTTTAGTGAAGATATCTCTAGTCTTATTGCAGATATACTAAGTGACTCAACTGCAAGAGAAAAAGAGTTTGGTATAAACTCTATACTAAATTTCCCATATCAAACAGCAGTAAAGACAGGAACATCAAGTGACTATAGAGATGCTTGGTCTATAGGCTATAACGATAAATATACAATAGGAGTTTGGTTTGGTAATTTAGACTATAAACCTATGGATAAAGTGACTGGAGGCTCAGGACCAGCTTACTTACTTAGAACAATTTTTAATGAATTAAATAGCAATAGAGAAGTAAAGAAATTATATCTAAGCCAGAGACTTAAGAAAAAAAGAATCTGTATTAAAACATCTGAAATAGCAGATGCTAGATGCGAGTCTAGAGATGAGTTCTTTTTAAATGATACCTATGAAAACAAAGCACAAGATAAGAAAGTAACGATACGCCTTATTAAACCTACAAACAATCTTTTAATAGCGATGGATCCAAGAATAGATGATGATTTAGAGTATTTTAACTTTCAAGTTAGTAAGAGTAAGGAGATTAAAAAAGTAATCTGGTATGTTAATCAAAAAGAAGTTTCTCAGACAAAAGATAGTTCTTTTTTATGGAAGGTTAAAAAGGGAAAATTTTCAGTTAAGGCAAGAGTACAAAAAAATAATGAGTCAGAGTTTCTAGATACGAAAGAAGTCAGTTTTAGTGTTTTATAG
- a CDS encoding alpha-2-macroglobulin family protein, whose amino-acid sequence MKPILVIILSILFSSIHAQNISNDYLKVLRITPNGKDVPTSRQIVIQFDRDVVALGKMDRKASEIPIEISPKLECEWRWLNLSALSCQLNEKTRLKKATKYVVKVNKGFKTTSNIEMLNSYTSSFITQRPKVTYTYFKTWLSPVTPLIVLRFNMPVKKESVEKSIFFTNSRGKRFGVVAFGKKLQRVKPYYEDTTQNLDINSSTNSFIWVIEPKRRLAQDENIKLNIQAGLSALSGGEAGVEQKVLKRFMTFPELEFKGIRCTLKDKKSAQIIGIDTLKKIDRLQKLCKPLSSVGLLFSTPVANSMVKNNISFLPRLDGGRKDYDPWKNSYDYNRVSYPHRKGKLYTVWLPELLKANQKYLVSINKKEFADLFGRKIKEIEETKIKKGTLDTVKSIFKNMLKKPEIKFDFFTAHRDPKLKMNYSYAVLESRVDSALGAYVTNLDFIDFNYDILQFSKDKKGLKKTLKINKKEDVAYKVKLGIREILDNKSGVFYGSISQRPLSAYKYQNRLFAQVTPFQVHAKMGHFNSLVWISRFSDGLPVKDAKVTLYKGTYNNLTELQMSVFGLLSDKNGLVSFEGISKLDPNLQHFSYWLSKKKERYFVMVEKDEEIALLPLDYNFEVRSSGTYARTQGYLQHASAWGTTAQGVYKLGDKVEFKLYVRDQNNTSYVAPQKSSYTLSVYDPQRKEVYKKTALSLNEFGSFSDEFVVPKNATTGKYRFNLKREYYVDSKLKSIKFTPMDFLVSDFTPSPFKVKTQLNGESFESNDTIRVDSIATLHSGGVFSDADIRVNAHLKQESFFTNIPLAKGFRFSSSGYFSQNKLLDIRSRLDAKGENQTSFKVPVFNLYYGSIVVESAVKDDRGKFVASSARAKYFGRDRFVGLKNSKWIYEKGTSADIEVIVVDKEGKLTSGTEIEITIEHETYVASKVKGAGNAFLTQTVRKWVEQEKCSVASTTDIVKCSFIPKNSGYYRFTAKIKDSKNKEHKSMIHAWVSGSGNLLWNQSNDATLKIIPEQNSYKIGDKARYLVKNPFPGAKALVTIERYGIIDSWIETLETSTHVIEVPIKSEYLPGFYLSVVVLSPRVEKPKGLSKVDLGKPSYKMGYIKTLVKDSFKELSFDITTDKEIYKPREKVKVRLKVNIPKAGKSEPYEIAIAVVDESVLALNKSGNRYYDPYLGFNKLESLDIKNYSLISRLIGRQKFEKKGANAGGDGGGVAQSQLRNLFKYVTYWNPSIVVRNNLASEVEFEVPDNLTGWRIIAFGVNKDDMMGLSTKSFKVNRPTEIRPVMPNQLLQGDSFKAGFSVMNRSAKTRNIKVDIQVSGAISKTIKKEFKINLKPYERKSIYIPVKTTTFGELTFSATGGDAFDADSLEYIVVVNKRRSLETSALYGSTKDSLTKKAIHIPKDIHTDVGEIGVSLSSSAIGNIDGAFKYLKEYPFFCWEQRLSKSLGASKNVELSEYLKEEDRWKDAKKLIEKTMQSASSFQAPNGGMSFWRGQNAYVSPYLSAYTALAFEWLKEDGYEVPTKVSENLNKYLLDMLRNENLPSHYSKGMSSSVRAVALNALSKSKIVVASDIRRYKDHVADMDLFGKSNFLQAALATKGVSSDTKTKVLDSILSHVNETSSKIGFSEDLGDDYSQMLSSSLRTECSILSTLVQAQDEHLLALKVESLTPKLLRSIMHSRKNKDYWGSTQENLFCLNAIVDYAKVYESKDPSMKVIVKLDNKVFAQTTFDKKSDVEVEVSRGLRPSDEDKKTDLTINKYGEGRLYYSAKISYALKAKNADRINSGIEVRREYSVEKDGKFVMLKAPMQIKKSDILRVDIFVSVPAARHFVVIRDPMAGGLEPVNSDLATSSQVDADKGAFVASKGSWWFSRGEWSSYGRYFWSFYHKELKHDGANFYADYLPTGNYHLSYTAQAIAEGEFSIMPAHAQEMYDSDIYGKSLPSELKVIDD is encoded by the coding sequence ATGAAACCTATATTAGTAATTATTTTAAGTATATTATTTAGTTCGATACATGCACAAAACATCTCAAACGATTACCTAAAAGTGCTTCGTATAACCCCAAATGGCAAGGATGTACCTACATCTAGACAGATAGTTATCCAGTTTGACAGAGATGTGGTAGCACTAGGAAAGATGGATAGAAAAGCATCAGAGATACCAATAGAGATAAGTCCAAAATTAGAGTGCGAATGGAGATGGTTAAACTTATCTGCTCTGTCTTGTCAACTAAATGAAAAAACAAGATTGAAAAAAGCTACAAAGTATGTTGTAAAAGTTAATAAAGGATTTAAAACTACTAGTAATATAGAGATGCTAAACAGTTATACAAGTAGTTTTATAACTCAAAGACCTAAGGTAACATACACATATTTTAAAACATGGTTATCTCCTGTAACTCCACTTATTGTGCTAAGATTTAATATGCCTGTAAAAAAAGAATCAGTTGAGAAGTCAATATTTTTTACAAATTCTAGAGGAAAAAGATTTGGTGTTGTAGCTTTTGGAAAAAAACTTCAAAGAGTAAAGCCTTACTATGAAGACACAACTCAAAACTTAGATATAAATAGTAGTACAAACTCTTTTATTTGGGTAATTGAGCCAAAAAGAAGACTTGCCCAAGATGAAAATATAAAGCTAAATATCCAAGCAGGTCTGAGTGCTTTAAGTGGAGGAGAAGCGGGAGTTGAGCAGAAAGTTTTAAAAAGATTTATGACATTTCCAGAGCTTGAGTTTAAAGGTATAAGGTGTACTTTAAAAGATAAAAAATCGGCTCAAATTATAGGAATTGATACTCTTAAAAAAATAGATAGGCTCCAAAAGTTATGTAAACCTCTCTCTTCTGTTGGACTTCTCTTTAGTACTCCTGTAGCAAATTCTATGGTAAAAAATAACATTAGTTTTCTTCCTAGGCTTGATGGTGGAAGAAAAGATTATGATCCTTGGAAAAATAGTTATGACTATAATAGAGTCTCTTATCCCCATAGAAAAGGCAAGTTATATACAGTCTGGTTACCAGAACTTTTAAAGGCAAACCAGAAGTATCTAGTCTCTATAAATAAAAAAGAATTTGCAGACTTATTTGGTAGAAAAATTAAGGAGATAGAAGAGACAAAAATAAAGAAAGGAACACTAGATACAGTCAAAAGCATATTTAAAAATATGTTGAAAAAACCTGAAATAAAGTTTGACTTTTTTACAGCACATAGAGATCCAAAACTAAAGATGAACTATTCATATGCTGTCTTAGAGAGTAGGGTAGATAGTGCTTTAGGTGCCTATGTGACAAACTTGGATTTTATAGACTTTAACTACGACATACTTCAGTTCTCTAAAGATAAAAAAGGTCTTAAAAAAACTCTAAAGATAAATAAAAAAGAAGATGTGGCTTACAAGGTAAAACTTGGCATTAGAGAGATTCTAGATAACAAGTCTGGCGTATTTTATGGGAGTATATCTCAACGACCACTTAGCGCATATAAATATCAAAACAGACTTTTTGCACAAGTAACTCCTTTTCAAGTCCATGCAAAAATGGGACATTTTAACTCTCTTGTATGGATAAGTAGGTTTAGTGATGGACTTCCTGTTAAAGATGCTAAAGTGACTCTATACAAAGGTACATATAACAATTTAACTGAACTTCAAATGTCGGTATTTGGTTTACTTAGTGATAAGAATGGACTTGTTAGTTTTGAAGGGATAAGTAAACTTGACCCAAATCTACAACACTTCTCCTACTGGCTTTCAAAGAAGAAAGAGAGATACTTTGTAATGGTAGAAAAAGATGAAGAAATAGCTCTTCTTCCACTTGATTATAACTTTGAAGTCAGAAGTAGTGGGACTTATGCACGAACACAGGGATATTTACAACATGCATCTGCATGGGGTACAACGGCTCAGGGTGTTTATAAACTAGGAGATAAGGTTGAGTTTAAACTTTATGTTAGAGATCAAAATAACACTAGTTATGTAGCACCACAAAAATCTAGCTACACACTAAGTGTATATGATCCACAAAGAAAAGAGGTCTATAAAAAAACGGCTTTATCTCTTAATGAGTTTGGTTCTTTTAGTGATGAGTTTGTAGTTCCTAAAAATGCAACTACAGGTAAATATAGATTTAATCTTAAAAGAGAATATTATGTTGATTCAAAACTAAAAAGCATAAAGTTTACTCCTATGGACTTTTTAGTAAGTGACTTTACTCCATCTCCTTTTAAAGTAAAAACCCAACTTAATGGAGAGTCATTTGAATCAAATGATACTATTAGAGTAGATTCTATCGCTACACTTCACTCAGGTGGAGTCTTTAGTGATGCAGATATTAGAGTAAATGCACATCTAAAGCAGGAGTCTTTTTTTACAAATATACCTTTAGCTAAAGGATTTAGATTTAGCTCTTCTGGGTACTTTTCTCAAAATAAACTCTTAGATATTAGAAGTCGTCTAGATGCTAAGGGTGAAAATCAGACCAGTTTTAAAGTACCTGTGTTTAATCTATACTATGGTTCTATAGTAGTTGAGTCTGCCGTTAAAGATGATAGAGGTAAGTTTGTAGCATCTAGTGCTAGGGCAAAGTATTTTGGAAGAGATCGTTTTGTGGGTCTTAAAAATAGTAAGTGGATTTATGAAAAAGGCACTAGTGCAGATATCGAAGTAATAGTTGTAGATAAAGAAGGAAAACTAACTTCAGGTACGGAGATAGAGATAACTATAGAGCATGAGACATATGTAGCATCTAAGGTTAAGGGTGCGGGTAATGCATTTTTAACACAGACTGTAAGAAAATGGGTTGAGCAAGAGAAGTGCAGCGTAGCATCTACTACCGATATAGTAAAGTGTAGTTTTATTCCTAAAAACTCAGGTTATTATAGATTTACTGCGAAGATAAAAGATTCTAAAAACAAAGAACATAAAAGCATGATACACGCTTGGGTAAGTGGATCTGGAAACTTACTATGGAATCAAAGTAACGATGCAACTCTAAAGATAATACCTGAACAAAATAGTTATAAGATAGGTGATAAAGCTAGATATCTTGTCAAAAATCCTTTTCCCGGAGCAAAAGCTTTAGTAACTATCGAGAGATACGGCATTATTGATTCTTGGATTGAAACACTAGAAACTAGTACACATGTAATAGAAGTACCTATTAAGTCTGAGTACCTTCCAGGATTTTATCTAAGTGTAGTCGTTTTATCTCCTCGTGTAGAAAAACCTAAGGGTTTATCTAAAGTTGACCTTGGAAAACCAAGTTATAAGATGGGATACATAAAGACTCTAGTTAAGGACTCATTTAAGGAACTGTCGTTTGATATTACAACAGATAAAGAGATATATAAACCAAGAGAGAAAGTAAAAGTAAGACTAAAAGTAAATATTCCTAAGGCAGGAAAAAGTGAACCTTATGAAATAGCGATTGCTGTTGTTGATGAGTCAGTCTTAGCACTGAACAAATCAGGTAATAGATACTATGACCCATATCTTGGATTTAATAAACTAGAATCTCTTGATATTAAAAATTATAGTCTTATCAGTCGTCTTATAGGTCGTCAAAAGTTTGAGAAAAAAGGTGCAAACGCAGGTGGAGATGGTGGTGGAGTTGCTCAGTCACAACTAAGAAATCTTTTTAAATATGTGACATACTGGAACCCATCTATAGTAGTAAGAAATAATCTTGCATCTGAGGTAGAGTTTGAAGTTCCTGATAATCTAACAGGATGGAGAATCATTGCCTTTGGTGTAAATAAAGATGACATGATGGGACTCTCAACAAAAAGCTTTAAAGTAAATCGTCCTACAGAAATAAGACCTGTAATGCCAAACCAACTTCTTCAAGGAGATAGTTTTAAAGCAGGTTTTAGCGTGATGAATAGAAGTGCTAAAACTAGAAATATAAAAGTAGATATACAAGTGAGTGGAGCTATAAGTAAGACTATAAAAAAAGAATTCAAAATAAACCTTAAGCCTTATGAGAGAAAGAGCATCTACATACCAGTCAAAACTACAACTTTTGGTGAACTTACTTTTAGTGCTACAGGAGGAGATGCTTTTGACGCAGATAGTCTAGAATATATAGTAGTGGTAAATAAAAGACGCTCTTTAGAGACATCTGCACTATACGGTTCTACAAAAGATTCTTTGACTAAAAAAGCTATTCATATTCCAAAAGATATACATACTGATGTTGGGGAAATAGGGGTTTCACTCTCTTCTTCAGCTATTGGAAATATAGATGGAGCGTTTAAATATCTCAAAGAGTATCCATTCTTTTGTTGGGAACAAAGACTTTCAAAATCTCTAGGTGCTTCAAAGAATGTAGAGTTAAGTGAGTATCTAAAAGAAGAAGACAGATGGAAAGATGCGAAGAAACTAATAGAGAAAACTATGCAAAGTGCTTCAAGTTTTCAAGCTCCAAATGGTGGTATGAGTTTTTGGAGAGGTCAAAATGCGTATGTTAGCCCATACCTCTCTGCTTATACAGCTCTGGCATTTGAGTGGTTAAAAGAAGATGGTTATGAGGTTCCCACAAAGGTAAGTGAAAACCTAAACAAGTATTTACTTGATATGCTTAGAAATGAGAACCTACCAAGTCACTACTCAAAAGGTATGAGTTCAAGTGTAAGAGCTGTCGCACTAAATGCACTATCAAAATCAAAAATAGTTGTAGCATCTGATATCCGAAGATATAAAGATCATGTAGCTGATATGGATTTATTTGGTAAGTCTAACTTTCTACAAGCCGCCCTTGCAACTAAAGGAGTCTCAAGTGACACTAAAACTAAGGTTCTTGACTCAATACTTTCTCATGTCAATGAAACAAGTTCTAAGATAGGCTTTAGTGAAGATTTAGGTGATGATTATTCTCAGATGCTATCAAGTTCTTTAAGAACAGAGTGTTCTATCCTCTCCACTTTAGTTCAAGCACAAGACGAGCATCTACTAGCACTTAAAGTGGAGTCTCTTACTCCTAAACTACTAAGAAGCATTATGCATAGTCGTAAGAACAAAGATTACTGGGGAAGTACTCAAGAAAATCTCTTTTGTCTAAATGCTATAGTTGATTATGCAAAAGTATATGAATCCAAAGACCCATCTATGAAGGTCATTGTAAAACTGGATAATAAAGTATTCGCTCAGACTACATTTGATAAAAAAAGTGATGTAGAAGTTGAGGTATCTCGTGGTTTAAGACCATCTGATGAGGATAAAAAAACTGACCTTACTATTAACAAATATGGAGAGGGGAGACTATACTATAGTGCTAAAATTAGCTATGCTTTAAAAGCCAAAAATGCAGATAGAATCAACTCAGGGATTGAGGTAAGAAGAGAATACTCAGTTGAGAAAGATGGCAAATTTGTAATGCTCAAAGCTCCGATGCAGATTAAAAAGTCTGATATTCTTAGAGTAGATATATTTGTGTCTGTTCCTGCGGCTAGACACTTTGTAGTAATTCGTGATCCAATGGCAGGTGGACTTGAACCTGTTAACAGTGACTTGGCTACAAGTTCACAAGTAGATGCAGACAAGGGAGCATTTGTAGCATCTAAAGGTTCATGGTGGTTTAGTAGAGGTGAGTGGTCTAGTTATGGAAGGTATTTCTGGAGTTTTTACCATAAAGAGTTAAAACATGATGGAGCTAACTTTTATGCTGATTATCTTCCAACTGGAAACTACCATTTATCATATACAGCTCAGGCAATAGCAGAGGGTGAGTTTAGTATAATGCCTGCACATGCCCAGGAAATGTATGACAGTGATATTTACGGTAAGTCACTACCATCAGAGTTAAAAGTTATTGATGATTAA